The nucleotide sequence CCCGGGTGAGGCCACTCACGTCAAGAAAGGGCTGGGCGCGCACCTGTCCGTTTTGAATGACGCGCACCTGCCCGCCCTGCAACGCGGCATAGAGCCGCCCGGAGCCGTCTGCGGCGTGGGTGAGGGTGGTGACCTGTGGCAGCCCGCTCACAAAGGGGGTGAACTTCACCTGCGGCGCAGCCGCCCGCTGGGCCTGGACAGAGGGGGCCAGCAGGACGGTCAGGACCAATGGCGCAAAGACAGCGCGAACCATAAACCAGTGTGCCCGGTACGAGGGGCGGTCAACTGTGAGCTCGCGGACCAGCCAGCGAGGGACTCCAGTTCCTGTGATGCGGACGGCCCTAGAAGCCGCTCACGTTGAGGCGGCCTCCCGTCACGGTCTTGCCATTCAGGCTAGGGGTCGCGATCACGCTCCCGAGGATGGCATTCCGAATCTGTTGGGCAGTGGCGCCCGGGTGGGTGCTGGCATACAGAGCCGCGGCCCCGGTGACGTGGGGGGTTGCCATGCTGGTGCCGTTGTAGCTGGCGTATTTGTTGTACGGCACGCTGCTGGTGATCGCCACACCGGGTGCCCCAAGGTCCACCTGCGTCTTGCCGTACTGGCTAAAGGAGGCGAGGGCACCGGTCTTGTCGATGGCCGCCACGGCGATCACCGCGTCGTACCCAGCGTCCCTGCTGGTGTCGTAGTTGCTGGGGTAGGAGGCCGTCGTATCATTGTCGGTGCCGCTGTTCCCCGCCGCCGCGATGAAGAGGATGTTCGCCTTTGCCCCGCGCACAATGGCCTCGTACAGGGCCTGCGAGTATCCCCCACCGCCCCAGGAATTGTTGGTTGCCACGATATTCAGGCCGTGCCGCGTCTTGAGGTCGGTGAAGTAGTCCACAGCCTTGATCGCGTCGGCGGTGCTGCCGCCCCGGCGGCCCAGGAACTTGCCGCTGATCAGCGTGACGTTGTGGTTCACGCCAACCACGCCGCCGTCATTCGCGGTGCCGCCGATCGTCCCGGCGACATGCGTGCCGTGGGCATCCAGGCTGCCGCGTGTGCCGCCGTCATAGACCGTGTTATCCCCGTTGGCGAAGTCCCAGCCGCGCGTGTCGTCCACGTAGCCGTTACCGTCGTTGTCTACGCCGTCCACCGGGTCAAAGGGGTTAAGCCAGGCATTCCCCTTGAGATCGGGGTGGTCGAACTGGTAGCCCTCGTCGATGATGCCCACGTACACGTTGTCACTGCCCACCGTGCCGCGGGCCCAGGCCTCAGCAGCCTGGCTGCCGTAGGCGTTGGCGGGACTGCTCGCGTCGCCCGCCATTCCCCAGAGGGTGCCGTCAGTGTAGTACGGGTCGGTGACGGTCGCCTGGTGCTGGTAGATCCAGTTGGGCTCCGCAAAGCGAACGGCGCCGCTTGCCTGCAGCTGCGCGATCTTGGCTTCCACGCTTTGCCCATCGGTGATTCGGGTGCGCAGCAGCGCCGCTCCGTTCACCACCGCGAGCTGCTCCAGCGACTGCACGCCCAGCCGCGCTTCGAGCGCACCTAGGCTCTGGGCACCCAGGTTGCTGGAAAGCTGCACAATCACCTCGCCGGGCACGTACGGATGCCCCGCCGTCGAAGCGGTGGTCGTGGGCTCGGGGGCTGTGGCACAGGCTCCAAGCAGCACGCTGAGGGTCAGCAGGCCGAAGAGGGGAGAACGCTTCATAGAACCTCCTGAGTTGGCAGCAACGCCGAGATGTCGAGTGTCAGGAAGATAGCCAGGCAGGTGTGTGCGTGCTGTGATCGGCTCGGTGCCGAAACCAAAAAGCCCCCACCGAACCGTGGGGACAAGAAAGGTTGCCTCACCTACGCCCTTAGTCGTCGTCCTCGCCCTGTTCGGTGACGGTGCCCTCGTTCTCGCCCTCATCTCCGCCGCCCACATCACAGGCGGCAAGCTTGACACTCCCCCCCTTAAAAGGGTGGGATTCTTGCTTCAGCGACAGACGCCCGCAAGCGCAGGTCTTCTTCCGTCTCCACAAGCGTTTCCTGGGTTTCCCCAGCCGTTTTGGCGTGCCCCACCATACGGAGTCCGAGCTTCAGGATGTTGATGGCGGCGTTGTCGTCGCGGTCTAAGTTGACGCCGCAACCGCACACATGCTGCCGGGTCTTCAGGTCTTTTTTCACCGTCTGACCGCACCCCGAGCAAATCTGAGAGGTATACGCGGGATTGACCGGAATGGCTATCTTGCCCATGATTCTCGCAAAGTATTCAATCCATAACCGGAACTCTCGCCAACTGGCGTCCCCGATGGACTTGGACAACTTGCGATTGCGAATCATGTTCCTGCCTCCGTGCCCCGTGTGCAGGCCTTCAGGATCCGTTCACCCGCCGGGCTCTCCTGCACACCGGACGCAGAACTCAGCACACGGTCACGGCAAGGGGCACGCCTAGACCTCTGCCCCCTCGCCCTTCTTGTTGCCGGGGCGATACGGCCCCTTCTCCTTCCACTTGATGCGGACAGGGATACCCGCCAGCTCCAGGTCTTCCCGAATTCGGTTCTGAAGGAAGCCCTCGTAGGCACGAGTGACAAAGTCGGCTCGGTTACAAAAAATCACAAAGGTGGGCGGCGCGGTTTCCACCTGGGTCATGAAGTACATCCGCAGCGGCTTACCGCCGAAATTGGGCACCGCCTGGCGCATCTGCCAGATCTCCAGCCAACGGTTAAGTTCCGCCGTGGGAATGCGGCTCTGCCACTTCTCATAGAGCTTCATGGCCTCGGCCAGCATGTCGTGGATGCCGTAGTCATTGATCGCCGAGGTGTACACGCGCGGCGCGTAGGCGATGTGGTAAAGCTTTTGATTCAGCTCCTTTTCGGTGCGCTTCAGGTCCTCGTCGGGGACGAGGTCCCACTTGTTCACCACGACCACCACCGGTTTGCCGCTTTCGTAGGCGAGGTTGGCAAGCTTGAGCTCGTGATCGCCGATCTCGGTCGCGTTCACCACCAGCCAGATGATGTCGCTGCGCTCGATGGCCGCTTCGGACCGCTGAATGGCGTACTCCTCGATGGCGGTATCGGGCTTGCGGCGAATGCCCGCCGTGTCCACCAGCACGAAGCGCTGCCCCCCGTAGTTCCACTCCACGTCCAGACTGTCGCGGGTGGTGCCGGGCACATCCGCCACGATGGCCCGCTCGCTGCCGATGATGGCGTTGAGCAGGCTGCTTTTGCCCACGTTGGGGCGGCCAATCAAGGAGATGCGAATGGGCGCGACCTCCGGTACGTCCTCGTCGTCGGTGGGCAGGTGGCGGAGCACCCGGTCCATCAGGTCATCCAGACCACGCGCATGCTCGGCACTGATCGCCACCGGTTCCCCGAAGCCCAGGCCCCACAGCTCGGCCAGGTACACTTCGTGCTTAGGGCTGTCGATCTTGTTCGCCGCGACAATCACCGGCTTGCCCAGTTTTCTGAGCCACTCGGCCACCTCGTAGTCGGCGGCCGAAAGGCCCTCGCGGGGATCGAGCACAAAAATGACGGCCTGCGCGCCCTCCATCGCCCACTCGGCCTTTTCACGAATGGCCTGTTCCCACTCGTCCCCGCTCCACAGGCCGCCCGTGTCTATCAGCGTGATGCGGTGGTTGTGGTAGAGCATCACGCCTTCCTTGGCATCCCGCGTCACGCCCGGAAAATCGGCCACCACGGCCTCGCGCCGCCCCAGCAGGCGGTTAAACAGGCTGGACTTGCCGACATTTGGTCGGCCCACGATCGCTACTTTATGCATGTCAGACCTCCACGCCCGCCAGGAGGGCGAGCGAAGCGAGTAGGAGAGAGAGCCCCCAGACAGAAGTTTGAAGGCTTCCCCGGCACACGGAGGCCGGAAGACTGGAGTCTGGGAACATGTCAGACGCTCCTTTCGGTGCCGAGCCCTCCCGGCGTCGGGGGAAGGTTCGCCGCTGCCCCGGCCTCCTCATGGGGGCACAGAGGGCCATAGACTCAATATCTTAGTTCACATTCTGCGGCAAGAAGGTGACGTTTCCCTCAGCGGGCTGCCACCAGATGTCATGCTGTGGCCTACCCCAAGCGGGGAGAGAGGGGGAAGAGCATGGAAGCGCCCTGGTACAAGAAGGCCGGTAACGGACACGGCACCAGAGGCGCGAGTTTTTGCCATGAAAGCCGCGCCTCCTCCAAAATCCGCCTGCATCTGAAATGTAGACGAAAAGATCAAGGGGCAAAAAGCTCGACCAGGAGCGCATCGATCTGCTATCGGCGCTGGGGATCTGAGCGCTGTTCCTGCATCATCAGGAAGACGGCCAGACGCTCCAGTCCCCAGGTCAACACCCGCTTGCCTGGCGGGTGTTTCTCTTGCCGTCGCCACCCTCCCCAATGCGCGAGCAGGTGGAGTTGCCGGTTGTCCAGGGTCGCGCCCCACTCGAACAGGAAGGCGGCCACGATCCACGCGCAGCTCACCAGGACCCGCAAGCCGTCGAAGTGCAGGACGCGGGCACTCTCTCACTTCAAGACCCCCTTGGTCCAGGCGGGCCGTCACGTCCTCAGCGGGCAGGCGCAGGTGACTCACCGGTCCTCAAGCGCCTTGGTTCCAGGCGTACCGCCGTGCACTCCAGGGGAGAGGGACCAGGAAGGTGCACGGCTGTGCCGTGCACGTGGACCTTCAGCGCGAGCGATCTGTGACAGAGGCAATCCCCCGGAGGCGAGGAGGCCTTGCAGGGTGGTCGAGAACCCCTGGAACAAGCGGCGGTCACCAAAGAGCGGCCTGAAAGCCTGGAGATGGCGCGAGAACGCGCCCAGCGGCACGTACGGCTTCATGACTCCAGGATGCGCCGGGGTTGGTGGGCACTTGAACTATGCAGACTTTCGTCCGCATTTCAGTGCATACTCTTGACCCCGTTCGTATCTCGCGCTATTCTTTACCCATCACCGCCCAAGAGGTGGCTTTTTTGTTGCCCGGTGGCTCAGCCCAGTTCCGCCGTCTCCCGCGCGGGCTTCTCCTCCAGGTACTGCCCGGCCTGCATGCGCCACAGTTCGGCGTACTCGCCGCCCTGCGCGAGAAGCTCCGCGTGGGTGCCGTCCTCGATCAGGCGGCCCGCTCGCATCACCAGGATGCGGTCAGCCATCAAGACGCTTCCTAGGCGGTGGGTGATCAGCAGGGTGGTGCGGCCCCGGGCGAGGGCGGCAAAAGCCGCAAAAACCTCGCTCTCGCTGCGGGGATCGAGGGCGGCGGTGGGCTCGTCGAGAATGAGGATGCGGGCATCCCGGTACAGGGCGCGGGCAGTGGCGAGCTTCTGCCATTGCCCGCCCGAGAGGTCCACCCCGCCGAAGGCCTGGCCCAGGCGAGTATTCAGGCCAGCGGCGAGCCGGGGCAGGACCGTGTCGAGGCCGCTGGCGCGCGCTGCTTGGGCGAGTTTGAAGGCGTCCTCGGGGCGGCCCAGCAGGACGTTTTCGCGCAGCGTCCACTCGAAGCGGGCGAAGTCTTGGAAGACGGCGGCAACCTGACAACGCCACGCCGTGGGATCGAGGTCGCGCAGGTCCGTGGCCTCGCCCGGCCCTCCGACCAGGATGCGCCCGGCAGTCGGGTCGTAGAAACGCAGCAGCAGCTTGACCAGGGTGGTTTTGCCCGCTCCGTTCTCCCCCACGATGGCGACAACCTGCCCCTCGGGAATGTCTAGCGAAATGTCCTCCAGCGCAGGCTGGCCGCCGTAGGCGAAGCTCACGTGCTCCAGCGTCAGGTCAAGGCGTGCGGGGAGGGGACGGGGTGTCTCGGGTGGGGCAACCCCCGGGCGGGCGTCGAGGAAGGCGTAGTACTTCTGAAACCAGCGCAGGTGCTCGGTACCCATGCCGAGGTACTCGGTGACGCTGCCCAGGCCCTCACGGACCTGCGCGAGCGCGCCGATCACCAGCACGACCGTGCCCGCCGTGAGTACCCCCGCTTCCGCCTGCGCCACCGCGTAGGCAAAAAGACCCGCGGTGACCCCCAACGCGAGCGCCTGCGCAGGCAGCACGCCCAGCACCTGTCTGTTGCGCACCGCACGCATCACCCGCTGGTACGCCGTCGCCTTGCTCACATACCGACTGGTGAGGTAGGGCATCAGGTCGTAGAGGCGCACCTCCTTGGCGTACTCGTGGCGCATGGCGACGCGTTGGTCGTAGGCGAGTTCGCGGGCCTCTTGGGTACGCTGAATGGCGAGGCTCCAGCCCAGCTCGCGCAGGCGAATCTGGGTGCGGGCCAGCGGCAGCATGCCCAGCACCACGACCAGCGGCACCCACCAGCCCACGGTCAGGAGCGTCCCAGCCACACCCACCACGCTCACCAGCGAGCGCAGCAGTCCGAGCAGCGTCGCCGTGAGGTTGAGCGGGCGGAAGCGTGCGCCTACCTGGAGGGTTTCTACGTCGTCATGAAAGCGGGGGTCCTCGACCACGTCCAGACCTGGGAGCTCCCGCATCTTGTGCATCAGGCTGGTGACCGTCTGCACGGTGAAGTGATCGGCGGCGTAGCCTTGGAGCACCGTGCTCGCCACCTGCGCGAGCTGCGTGAGCAGGGCTGTGCCCGCCCAGGCGAGGGCGAGCAGCGTGAGATTCGTCTCGCCGCCCTGCACGGCGCGGCTGATTCCATCCACCGTCCACTTGCTCAGCAGAATTGTCGCGGTGGGCGTGAGCCCCTGCACCACGACCATCAGGCCCATCAGGACGACGAGGCCGGGCGCGCTGCGGAACAGGGCGGGAAGCGCGCGGGCCAGCACGGTGAGCTGTTCGCGGATGGCCAGGGGCTGAACCTCGGGCTGTTTTCTCACCCGGCGAGTGTAGGCAGTCGGCCCTGCTTTCACTGTGTGCTTCAGACGGGGCAGGATCGTCACACCAGCAGAGGCAGCGCCACCCCGTCCTATGGGCGGCGCTGCCTGGCGAGTGCCGTTACAGCGACTTCAGGTAGGCGTAGATGTCCGCAAGCTGCTGGTCACTGATCTGCTGCTTGGAGAAACGGGGCATGGTGGGGGCCAGCTCGCGGTCAGGGGCGCGGCCTTCGTGCACCGCCGCGCCAAACTGCTCCAGCGTCCAGCTCTTGGGACCATCCGCCGCGACCAGGCTGGGGCCTAGACCACCCTGGGCGTTCGCGCCGTGGCAACCTCCACAGTTACTGACAAAAACCGTTTGACCGGCGGCGGCGTCACCGCTGGCAGTACCCCCCGCCGCCATGTCGGAGGTGGACCCGGTGTTGGCCCCATCGCCATTCTCGCCCGCCATATCGGCCGGGCCTTCACCGCCTGCCGCTGTGCCCGTCTTCGTCTCTTCCGTCTGCTTTTCGTTCTCCGCGTTTTCCGCGTTGGGGGGCGTTCCTGGTGACGAGGACGTGGTTTCGGTCCCGGTGGTGCCGTCACCCGTCATGGTTTCCGAAGTGCCCTGAACCGGGGCGGGCACCTGGGTATTCTCCGCCGTGCCGCCGCCGCCGCTCGTGGTCGTCGCCTCTGTGGGGGCCGCGCCCTCGGTCCCGCCCTGTGCCGACGCGCCCTCGGCGACCGTTCCTTCCGCGGCAGCCTGGCTCTGCCCAGCCATCAGACGGGGCGTCAGGATCAGGAGCGCCACGCCCAGTACCAGGCCCAGCGTCACGCCCAGCACCCACGACAACACGTCGCCCGCCGCCCACCTGTTTCGTCTCGTTCGCTTCACCGACATGCCGCCAGCATACGCTCCCGGGCGAGGGATGCCGGTCCCGAGGACTTGAGCTGCGCTTGACCAGTGGCCACCGCCCTATAGAAGCCGCTCGGGCGGGGCGCTGTTCTCCTCTGCGGGCCACCATTGCAGCCGCGCAAGGTCGCAGCGCCCGCTGGCGTCAAAGGTCACGCCCTCGGCCTCCAGCAGCCGTTCCTGCACGTTCCCAAAGCCGAGCTTGTGGGTGCTGACCCGGCCCTGCGCGTTGATCACCCGTTGCCAGGGCAGATCCGACTGCCCGGGCAGGCTCGCAAGCACGAACCCGGCCAGCCGTGCTCCCCCTGGCCCTGGCCTGCCGGCCAGGAGCGCGAGTTGTCCGTACGTCATCACCCGGCCCGGCGGGATGCGAGCGATCAGCGCCAGGACGCGCGCGCGGAAGGTGTCCTCCGCCGGTGCCCCAGCTTCATGCCCCATGGGGCACCTCCTCGTCGGATCGGGTGCGGCCCCTCCCCCGAAGGGCCATCCTCAGCGCTCGCCTTTGGGGGGTCATGGCTTGAGCCCCTCAGAAGTAACCAGAACGTGACGCCTGGGGTTTCCCGGTCCGAAGCGCAGCGGCGCATGACCCGGCACGGCTTTCCCCGCAAACTCATGCAGCCCCAGGCGGTCGGGCGCTTCGAGGTGATAGCGAAAGTTCCAGAGGTAATGCTGAACCACCCGCGCGGGCAAGCCCAGCTTCTGGGCGTGTCGCGCCGCCACGTTCGCCAGGTGCCCGATTCCCTCGCGCCGCGCCTCCCGCATCGCCTGCACCAGTTCGGGTGGGGGCGGATTGTCCCGGCGGTAGGCCCACACG is from Deinococcus sp. YIM 77859 and encodes:
- a CDS encoding cytochrome c; translation: MSVKRTRRNRWAAGDVLSWVLGVTLGLVLGVALLILTPRLMAGQSQAAAEGTVAEGASAQGGTEGAAPTEATTTSGGGGTAENTQVPAPVQGTSETMTGDGTTGTETTSSSPGTPPNAENAENEKQTEETKTGTAAGGEGPADMAGENGDGANTGSTSDMAAGGTASGDAAAGQTVFVSNCGGCHGANAQGGLGPSLVAADGPKSWTLEQFGAAVHEGRAPDRELAPTMPRFSKQQISDQQLADIYAYLKSL
- a CDS encoding S8 family peptidase — protein: MKRSPLFGLLTLSVLLGACATAPEPTTTASTAGHPYVPGEVIVQLSSNLGAQSLGALEARLGVQSLEQLAVVNGAALLRTRITDGQSVEAKIAQLQASGAVRFAEPNWIYQHQATVTDPYYTDGTLWGMAGDASSPANAYGSQAAEAWARGTVGSDNVYVGIIDEGYQFDHPDLKGNAWLNPFDPVDGVDNDGNGYVDDTRGWDFANGDNTVYDGGTRGSLDAHGTHVAGTIGGTANDGGVVGVNHNVTLISGKFLGRRGGSTADAIKAVDYFTDLKTRHGLNIVATNNSWGGGGYSQALYEAIVRGAKANILFIAAAGNSGTDNDTTASYPSNYDTSRDAGYDAVIAVAAIDKTGALASFSQYGKTQVDLGAPGVAITSSVPYNKYASYNGTSMATPHVTGAAALYASTHPGATAQQIRNAILGSVIATPSLNGKTVTGGRLNVSGF
- a CDS encoding MGMT family protein is translated as MGHEAGAPAEDTFRARVLALIARIPPGRVMTYGQLALLAGRPGPGGARLAGFVLASLPGQSDLPWQRVINAQGRVSTHKLGFGNVQERLLEAEGVTFDASGRCDLARLQWWPAEENSAPPERLL
- the der gene encoding ribosome biogenesis GTPase Der; the protein is MHKVAIVGRPNVGKSSLFNRLLGRREAVVADFPGVTRDAKEGVMLYHNHRITLIDTGGLWSGDEWEQAIREKAEWAMEGAQAVIFVLDPREGLSAADYEVAEWLRKLGKPVIVAANKIDSPKHEVYLAELWGLGFGEPVAISAEHARGLDDLMDRVLRHLPTDDEDVPEVAPIRISLIGRPNVGKSSLLNAIIGSERAIVADVPGTTRDSLDVEWNYGGQRFVLVDTAGIRRKPDTAIEEYAIQRSEAAIERSDIIWLVVNATEIGDHELKLANLAYESGKPVVVVVNKWDLVPDEDLKRTEKELNQKLYHIAYAPRVYTSAINDYGIHDMLAEAMKLYEKWQSRIPTAELNRWLEIWQMRQAVPNFGGKPLRMYFMTQVETAPPTFVIFCNRADFVTRAYEGFLQNRIREDLELAGIPVRIKWKEKGPYRPGNKKGEGAEV
- a CDS encoding ABC transporter ATP-binding protein translates to MRKQPEVQPLAIREQLTVLARALPALFRSAPGLVVLMGLMVVVQGLTPTATILLSKWTVDGISRAVQGGETNLTLLALAWAGTALLTQLAQVASTVLQGYAADHFTVQTVTSLMHKMRELPGLDVVEDPRFHDDVETLQVGARFRPLNLTATLLGLLRSLVSVVGVAGTLLTVGWWVPLVVVLGMLPLARTQIRLRELGWSLAIQRTQEARELAYDQRVAMRHEYAKEVRLYDLMPYLTSRYVSKATAYQRVMRAVRNRQVLGVLPAQALALGVTAGLFAYAVAQAEAGVLTAGTVVLVIGALAQVREGLGSVTEYLGMGTEHLRWFQKYYAFLDARPGVAPPETPRPLPARLDLTLEHVSFAYGGQPALEDISLDIPEGQVVAIVGENGAGKTTLVKLLLRFYDPTAGRILVGGPGEATDLRDLDPTAWRCQVAAVFQDFARFEWTLRENVLLGRPEDAFKLAQAARASGLDTVLPRLAAGLNTRLGQAFGGVDLSGGQWQKLATARALYRDARILILDEPTAALDPRSESEVFAAFAALARGRTTLLITHRLGSVLMADRILVMRAGRLIEDGTHAELLAQGGEYAELWRMQAGQYLEEKPARETAELG
- a CDS encoding zinc ribbon domain-containing protein; protein product: MIRNRKLSKSIGDASWREFRLWIEYFARIMGKIAIPVNPAYTSQICSGCGQTVKKDLKTRQHVCGCGVNLDRDDNAAINILKLGLRMVGHAKTAGETQETLVETEEDLRLRASVAEARIPPF